One Dama dama isolate Ldn47 chromosome 31, ASM3311817v1, whole genome shotgun sequence genomic window carries:
- the C31H21orf140 gene encoding uncharacterized protein C21orf140 homolog: MPHFAKPLLRNIITRNLLDSIKRKQCLQYLQTLRTLQYDGFTTVYFGETDIPESLVTGEDFSDGCYMPTPTWCVVHAGGSQGWVPWKYRMFLRDELCVKQEDDLFFELCDVVKKTYGKCAVVVKERRRQDEMRLKEGKETEAQVHVPSVVNLTSVTCCPEVAKSYGHKLLTLPSPYNYLNPLDSAWSSLKWFIINNRKEFCLQSVDGVYSYQYILFSNLISKGIERISLSKWRTITNKVRRWENYYLGKFS, translated from the coding sequence ATGCCTCACTTTGCAAAACCTCTTTTGAGAAACATCATTACCAGAAATCTACTCGACAGCATCAAGAGGAAGCAATGTCTCCAGTATTTGCAGACTCTGAGAACACTGCAATATGATGGGTTTACAACAGTATATTTTGGGGAAACCGACATCCCTGAGAGTCTTGTAACCGGGGAAGATTTCAGTGATGGTTGTTACATGCCAACTCCAACCTGGTGTGTTGTGCACGCTGGTGGTAGTCAAGGATGGGTGCCGTGGAAATATCGAATGTTCCTAAGGGATGAGTTATGCGTCAAACAGGAAGACGACCTCTTCTTTGAGTTGTGTGATGTGGTGAAGAAGACCTATGGCAAGTGCGCCGTCGTGGTCAAAGAGAGAAGGCGGCAGGATGAGATGAGGCTGAAGGAAGGCAAAGAGACTGAGGCCCAGGTCCATGTCCCCTCAGTGGTTAACTTAACAAGCGTCACGTGTTGTCCTGAGGTAGCCAAGTCCTACGGCCATAAATTACTCACTCTGCCTTCTCCTTACAATTACCTGAACCCTTTAGACTCAGCCTGGTCTTCTCTGAAATGGTTCATCATCAATAACAGGAAGGAGTTTTGTCTGCAGTCCGTGGATGGTGTCTATTCTTACCAGTATATACTCTTCAGTAATCTAATCAGCAAAGGAATTGAAAGGATAAGCCTCAGCAAATGGAGGACAATAACTAACAAAGTACGAAGATGGGAAAACTACTATCTCGGTAAATTTTCTTAA
- the KCNE2 gene encoding potassium voltage-gated channel subfamily E member 2, producing MLTLSNLTQTLENVFKRIFITYMDNWRRNTTVEQEALQAKVDAENFYYVILYLMVMIGMFSFIIVAILVSTVKSKRREHSNDPYHQYIVEDWQGKYRSQIVNLEESRATIHENTGAAALTMSP from the coding sequence ATGCTAACTCTATCCAATCTGACACAGACACTGGAAAATGTCTTCAAAAGGATTTTTATCACTTACATGGACAACTGGCGCAGGAACACAACAGTTGAGCAAGAGGCCCTGCAAGCCAAGGTTGATGCCGAGAACTTCTACTACGTCATCTTGTACCTTATGGTGATGATCGGAATGTTCTCTTTCATCATTGTAGCCATCCTGGTGAGCACAGTGAAATCCAAGAGACGAGAGCACTCCAATGACCCGTACCACCAGTACATCGTGGAGGACTGGCAAGGGAAGTACAGAAGTCAAATTGTGAACCTGGAAGAATCAAGAGCCACCATCCATGAGAACACAGGTGCAGCAGCGCTCACCATGTCTCCTTGA
- the SMIM11 gene encoding small integral membrane protein 11 has translation MNWKVLEHFPLLLYILAAKTLILCLAFAGVKVYQRKRLEAKQQKLEAEKRKQVEKKES, from the exons ATGAACTGGAAG gtGCTTGAACACTTCCCCCTGCTGCTGTATATCTTGGCGGCGAAAACACTAATCCTCTGCCTGGCGTTTGCTGGAGTCAAAGTCTACCAGAGGAAACGATTGGAAGCAAAGCAGCAAAAGCTGGAAGCTGAGAAGAGGAAGCAGGTGGAGAAGAAGGAGAGCTAA